Genomic segment of Sphingopyxis sp. QXT-31:
CGCGCGGCCGTTGACCAGCGCGCCGCGGTAAAGCGGCGCCGCCAGATCGACGCCGCCGTCGACGAGGATGCCGGCTTCGCGTTCTGCATCCTCGGCGCGCGCGATCGCGTCGCGCGATGGTCCTTCGCTTGCCACAATCGATCCGTCGGGCTGGACCACGAAGGCCTCGATGTCGCCGTCGCCGGCGACAACAGACTCGAATCCCGACCCGTCGATCCTGCTGCGCCACAGCGCGATCCGGCCGTCAACGAGCGCGCGAACGATGAGGCTTCGGCTATCCGGAGACCAGGCCGCCTCCCCGGGCATGACGACGCCGACCTCATAGAAGAGTGCGGTGCCGAGGCGGCCGAGCGTGCGGGGCGGTGTCGCCCCGTCCGCTGCGGCGATGTACCAGTCGATCTCGATCCGGTTTGTCGCGGTCGAAGGCCGCTCGACCCGGTACGCGATCCAGCGGCCGTCGGGGGATGTCGTAAGCCCCGAGATATCCGCGACTTCGGCAATCTCCCGCGGCGTCGTCTGGCCGGCTGCGGAAGGCGCCGCAGCCAGCATGGCAAGCAGAAGCGCTTGGCGGCTCACCATCGGATTACCGCCTGGATCGCGACGGTCCGCCCGTAGGGATTGGCCTTTTCGGGATCATAGCCGAGGGCCGAGATGCTGCTTTGAAGCTCGGCGAAGGGCGGGTCGCGGTCGAACAGATTCTGGATGTTCAGCGACAGCGTCAAACCGCGGTCGCTGCCGGCGTCGCCGCCGACCCGCTGCGAGAGGCTGGCATCGACTGTGGTCCATGAGGTCACTCTCGCCGCGGGCAACGCGGTCTGGTTCGTGTAGCGATCGATATAGTTGACGAAGGCATTGGCCGAAAAGCCGCCTTTCGACCAGCCGGCACGGCCGCGCAGGCGCCATTTGGCCGGGCTGGCATAGAGCCCGACGACGTCGACTGAGGGGGCGCCTTCGGTCAGCTGCCGCTTGATCGAGAAGATGTGGGTGCCTGCGATACCTAGATTGAGTGTGCCGCCGGCAAGCTCGGGCGCGTAGCCGAGATCGAAGTCAATCCCGCGCTGCCGTTCAGCCGAGAGGTTGCGGGTCCGTCCGTCGAGGATGGCTGAGATATCGCCGGGCGCGAAGCCGAATGGGTTGAAGAAGAGCGGCGAGTTGAAATAGCCCTGCACCAAACCGGGCGCGGGATTCTCGGTCACCACGCCTGCGAAAGACTCGCGATCGACGAGGAAGCGGAGATAGTCCTCGCTCGCGCTGCCGATCCGGTCGCGATAATCGACGTCATAGTAGGTGAGCGACGCCTTCAATCCGGGGATCGACGGCGGCGCGATGTCGAAACCGGCGGTCCAGGTGGTCGCAGTCTCGGGCTGCACATTGGGCGCATAGCCGAAAAGGCCGATGACATTGGCCACACCCGAAGGCCTTGTCGGATCGGGCACCTGCAAAGTCGTGTAGAAGGCGACCGTCTCGCCGATCAGTTCGGAGAACAGCGGCGCGCGGAACGAGGTGCCATAGGACGCGCGAAGCGCGATCCCGCCGACCGGTTCCCAGCGCAAGCCGAGCTTCGGATTCTCGGTACGGCCGAACTGGTTATAATCCTCGATCCGCCCCGCGAGCGTCAGGTCGAGTTTGCGGAAGCCGGGCACCTCATTGTCGGCGCCGAAGATCGGCACGAGCAGCTCGGCATAGATGGACTTCACGCTGCGCGGACCCGGAAGTCCGAAGAAGGGGGCCGCGTCCGGGGCTGCGAAGCTGATGTCGTTGATCGTGAAATAATCATAGGCCTCGCGCCGATATTCGGCACCGGCGGCAACCCGAACCTCGCCGCCGGGCAGGCGGAACAGCGGGCCGTCGGCGCGCAGCGCCGCCGACCAATTGTCGAAGGTGTCGATCGTCGTGTAGCTGCCGCGAATGCTGTCGATCGTCGCCGGGTTGTTGGCGGTGCCGTCGCCGAACACGTTGAAAGCCGTCGCGGGATTGGTGTCAGCCAGCGCGGCGCGGAGGCGCGCGCTGTTCACGGCATTGTCGAAGCTCGCCCGGCTCCTCTGGCGCCCATAATTGCCGCCGAACTGGACCCGCCAGGCGCCGATCTGCTGTTCGAGAAGAGTCGCGGCCGAAATCGCCCAGACCCGGCCATGATTGATTTGCGATCCGAGGTCCTTGGTGAAGTCATAGGCGACGGAGACGGGCTCGTTCGACCCGATCGGATCGACATAGAATGGGTTGCTGACCGGGACGACCGCAGTGCGGAAGAAATCGGTCTTGCCTTGCTGGCGATAGCGGCGCTCGGCGGCGAGGATATTAGCCCGGAATGTCAGCGTATCGGTGATGTCGACCTCTCCGCTCGCATAGAGGCTGTGGACGCGTTGCCGTGGCACGAGATCGGATGCAGCGCGGTTGTCGTGCCGGTTCTGGACGCCGGCAAGGAGGTCGGACGGGTCGAGCGCCGTTCCATCCTGGCCCGCAGGAATGGCAAAGATGCGTCCGTCGGCGGCAGTGATTGTGCCGGGCGCGGCGAAGAGAGAGCGGTAGTCCCCGCCGCCGAAGGGCCTGAGATCCTCGCGGGCATAGTCGCGCTTCGCTGCGGCGAGCGCCCCGCGCTCGGAAAACTGATAGGCGATCATGACGTGGCCGCCGTCCCAGCTTTTACCGAAAATCTGGCTGAACTGGAGGTCGGTCATGTCGCCATCGGAGGTGCCGGCGCGCAGCAGCGTCTCGGCGCCCTCGAAGCGGTTGCGGAGGCGGAGGTTGACGACCCCGGCGACGGCGTCTGCGCCGTAAATCGCGGAGGCGCCGTCGGTCAGGACCTCGATCCGCTCGACTGCGGTTACGGGGATCAGCGAGATATCTGCGAAGGCGCCGCCAAGCCCGCCGAGCGCTGGGCGGGTCCCGTCGATCAGTACGAGCGTCGACGAATTTCCGAGACCGCGCAGATTGATGCCGCTGCCGTAGGTCGCGTCTGACCCGGCGCCGTTGCGCGTCGTGGCGCCGAGGGTCGTTTCGGTCACGCCGCCCCCCAACGCCTGCGGAAGCGATTGGAGCAGCTGCTGGACGGATCCGTAGCCGCTCTTCTCGATCGCTTCGCGGTCGATGCTCACGACGGGAGAACCGACCGGCCCCGCGCCACGGATCCGCGAGCCGGTGACGACGATCGCTTCACCGCCCTGCGCTTCAGTCGATCCAGCCTCTTCGGCAGCGACGTTTCCCTCGCGGATAACAAGCGCGCCATCAACGAGCTCTGCGACCAAGCCAGTGCCGGAGAGGAGATGTGAGAGAGCGGCGTCGGCCTTATAGCGACCCTGTACGCGTGCGCTGCGCTTGCCCTGGACGACGCTGGACGAGGCGATCACCTCGCGACCGGACGCTCGCGAATAGAGTTGCAGCGCCGTGCCCAAATCTTGCGCGGCGATATTGTAGCTTTGTTGAGTGGGCTGCGCTTGCGCCTGCACGGCGGGAACCTGAATGGCGATTGCCGCGGTGCCCACCGAGAGCATCGCCGCCAGAGACTTGTACTTCATGAAACCTCCCCAAGCGGCCTCCGATGGCCGTCTGGGGGTGCAAAACACCGGGAAGGAGAATTCCCCCCTTTCCGATCGGAAATATTACTTGCGAAGTGTAATCGCGTCGGGACTTTCGGCTGTCTCGAGGCCCAAG
This window contains:
- a CDS encoding TonB-dependent receptor, encoding MKYKSLAAMLSVGTAAIAIQVPAVQAQAQPTQQSYNIAAQDLGTALQLYSRASGREVIASSSVVQGKRSARVQGRYKADAALSHLLSGTGLVAELVDGALVIREGNVAAEEAGSTEAQGGEAIVVTGSRIRGAGPVGSPVVSIDREAIEKSGYGSVQQLLQSLPQALGGGVTETTLGATTRNGAGSDATYGSGINLRGLGNSSTLVLIDGTRPALGGLGGAFADISLIPVTAVERIEVLTDGASAIYGADAVAGVVNLRLRNRFEGAETLLRAGTSDGDMTDLQFSQIFGKSWDGGHVMIAYQFSERGALAAAKRDYAREDLRPFGGGDYRSLFAAPGTITAADGRIFAIPAGQDGTALDPSDLLAGVQNRHDNRAASDLVPRQRVHSLYASGEVDITDTLTFRANILAAERRYRQQGKTDFFRTAVVPVSNPFYVDPIGSNEPVSVAYDFTKDLGSQINHGRVWAISAATLLEQQIGAWRVQFGGNYGRQRSRASFDNAVNSARLRAALADTNPATAFNVFGDGTANNPATIDSIRGSYTTIDTFDNWSAALRADGPLFRLPGGEVRVAAGAEYRREAYDYFTINDISFAAPDAAPFFGLPGPRSVKSIYAELLVPIFGADNEVPGFRKLDLTLAGRIEDYNQFGRTENPKLGLRWEPVGGIALRASYGTSFRAPLFSELIGETVAFYTTLQVPDPTRPSGVANVIGLFGYAPNVQPETATTWTAGFDIAPPSIPGLKASLTYYDVDYRDRIGSASEDYLRFLVDRESFAGVVTENPAPGLVQGYFNSPLFFNPFGFAPGDISAILDGRTRNLSAERQRGIDFDLGYAPELAGGTLNLGIAGTHIFSIKRQLTEGAPSVDVVGLYASPAKWRLRGRAGWSKGGFSANAFVNYIDRYTNQTALPAARVTSWTTVDASLSQRVGGDAGSDRGLTLSLNIQNLFDRDPPFAELQSSISALGYDPEKANPYGRTVAIQAVIRW